TAGTgtctaataggtttactcttgattagttcttgaaccttttcaagatcatttagacttccactgacctcttgacatataagattctcttatcaaaaaacatttcttgacaaacaaatattcaagagttagtgcggattcttatcaagacaaacactaaaCACAATTGGTATTAATTGGTCTTTGtcctatccaagacatcacaatttaccaatctcaaacgtgcaagagtaagaaaaaaaaaattctgcttcacatttgatgagtgtgttagaacttcttaagatgtgtcactcaagtcacaatcttggagtatgactctaagacttgagtTTTGGAaggaagtatgattcacctattgatttaaccatttcaacaatttatcaatcctcttcttagccataccagTGCACTAAGGTTTACCTAgatgatcaattgtgatatggtttcataatcaataagacgatcataaaacatgatacaaaagtacACTCCCTTCTTTCCAGAttggataaacttttatctttctgcctaattgattcttcttattcgttctgctattattgaaacttttcaataattcagaattacacttaatcttgtaagcataaccatatttagtagacttttagtaaatcacgacgaattgtcttattgttatttgtggtggacttgaccagtgcataacattgtgttctagtcctttagtccttctcttgactcacatacttgtgtgatcaaggaattagtcttaatttcccaagtaccaagattttcatacatcacatgattcaaatcatatgattccaagcttctgtccaattAATACTTGGGTGAtcggaatctttccttacttataaaaattatgacactaccataaataacataactaagaatcacatccacttaatattgcttacaatagaaacacacaagcatcaattttcataaataacattgcaaggatatataaataagacaaaactcaaaatttattttatttataaaaaggtgcggaaaaacttgtccttaaaatgcaaattcaaatgaaaactatgctatttcaTATTCCTAAACAATCTATTATAACTCTAAAAGTAGCAGCTCCAAAAATtcgatcatcgaatcatgcgatcaaaatccatttcttcacgatcagactcagctcacttcttcctttaagcttcctttcttttctttgatcctacaacaaaatgcaatcttattacatcatgtattaagaatctaaaacagaaaactcaatagagttagatagtggatgttACCTAAAGTCGAGTCATAaactttgactctcccatctcttagatctctctggTAGGCAGGGCAACTTCGTAACTAATGCCCctcttttggcagtagaaacatatggattcttctggaatggtacacAGGGCTATCTCAGACTCAGCTTTTCTCTTGCATAGAGAAAAattttatggacttccaatgttgccattgcccATGGAAGGTTGGGATATTGATTTACCAGTcaaatttgctcgaccagtgcgccaaatcattttttattcagcagcaataagcaaataagtcaaatcaatgaaggtcacgtcgtgttccatcatatagtactctctaacgaacttacCATATGAATCCGGAAGtcactgaagaacccagtcaacaaccaacttccttgagacgtcgacacccaacattcccaatctgtcaatatgcaacttcatatccaagacatgagcgCATAtcgactttccatcttcgtgtcttttcgccaatagggcttgagtgaccttgaacttttcaagtcttcgaacacgtgggtcagggataattagtggaggaggtggaggaagtgaagcatgatttccatttccacaatccaatcgtggaacatcatcttcaagcggaaaactttttccaatggattcaggaagaccatagatgatagattttgacatctacaaaatgggagaaaattcaagttagttgattggaatccttgatataacacccaaatgaattaTCAAGGCAAGGACCCAACACAatctacaatttggaagagggatgtcgtaatacaaattgcagaacatttgaaggtaggtaaatgaagatttaccaatttccaccatgaaaaacgagaattgaaaattaagttttaaatgaactgaaactcctagatcttttgagattcgttgaacttttcaatggcatgtttaaatctcgagtgttcccttcaGTTGTGACTGGGatcccgaggatcacaaataagttgtggataaccatgaaaacatacatggtgcccccaatgttacagtcacctaatcggcgtgccggttaaccatacacgctccatcgatctatgacaaacatcgagtcacccttttccacctttgcttagagcccaattagtatgccggttaaccacacacgctccgctaaCGTCTTAACAAgggtataaagtgtaatttcatggaatagcaccaacttcacatttttcctgaagtaactaagattttggaatttataaaacatttagttacttcgtatttcattatacttataatggaaggttgtgtcctatcctacccgttcgactaacgaccctccactagtcaagagtgcggtgggtaaaagtggatacctaatggcggtcattttacaggtcgcttccttaaacaccccttataaaccagcttcgtgaatgaggtctactaacggtaagactgactctttatttatacatatataatattagactttgaattatatatatatatatatatatatatatatatatatatatatatatatatatatatataaggttctgAAAAGCTCACCATGGCTCTGCCATGGCGCGCCACGGCTCCAAGGCTTGCACCTGCAGCCAAGCTTTGCTAAAACGCcgccttaactcatatatgtgtataaaaatgaataatagttgaaaatacatataaaaatattaattatataaaaaattgccgccttaagtcacgccttacaaacgttatgactcgccaaggctcggaaaagcttgaggcgtgtgtgtgtgtgtgtgtgtgtatatatatatatagtataagggtgtattttacacttttaaaatactaagtggtttaatttaataaattatacatgttaatttaattaaatataagccatatcattatggatttattaactctcttttaattatacacttaattaatttaataaaaccataagggtgtaatttgaacttttcaaaaaactaggttttagaatttaacatttaaaaattagaacttttaattaaaaatttaaattccaaaacttgagggcaaggtttgaaacttttcaaaaccatatagatcaaattacaaatacttttaattaatcaaataattagtgattatctaaatttgacctaattctaTTTCAAGCCAAGATAATGCacataaaataatacaaataattaaagaTTATCATATAAGGCAATAAATAACTTATTATCCCACAGCCAAATAAGTATCCCGAATTTTCCTCTGTctctggacttgccgagttcatccactAACTCGCCGAGCCAGTCAGGCAGTggacaaaaaaaattcaatttttaggCCACGAATGATTAtataagcatcaaatacatcaaacaaacaacctagactctaataccactaatgggttttaagcactatatcaatcctatggtgtacatataaaccctaaagctttggatcaaGTTTGTCTAATAAACatgaaataatcatccaaagctcataaaccctagatctagcatataataaTCAAACTTGACAAAAGAATAGAGTTTacatcttaccttgattgttatgttgaATAACAATATGAATCCTTCTTGTAATTGACTTCTAAAAGCCTAGTgactcaaatgttgcacctctaatggagtcacaaacaccatatgcaacaagATGAACAAGGAGTGAGGGAGGAGGCCCCAAAAacgtcctagggtttctcttagaagGTTAGGGACGTTTTCTGGCTTgccaagggttccttttatacttaggctattagggttttcaaccagaaaaccctaatttgactgcttaggccttaagcagcccatggactccctccatagAGGCCTTGAATgaattcttatgggtttccccatagatttcgtttactccaacttctatggagtccattagcccatttatgcaattatcaatgatttgcataacagccccctttatttaattaatctcttttagccacaaaattaattattattaacttttaactaatattaattaaataatatgatttctcttttaatatattattcatataatatattaataaatcataattaatcatttttttctccttaattcatcctatcagttgttatggtgaaggcaacccaaaaggatcatgctcacaatcgggtcaagtacataccaaaatagttatgggcttagacacctaatccaacaacattACCCCAAACatataattagataattatagATAAATTTGAATTGGTTCAATAAATAgatatcaaacaaaaaaaatctaataaactcaaattttaatatatatatatatatatatatatatatatatatatatatatatatatatatatatatatatatatttgtcagtTATAGGTATAAGAAAAAATGTATCCATGAGCCTCTTTAGCAAGTTTGTTGATCATTTTgttaaattttctaaaaaaaatgttGAATACAGTAACGGACCAAAATACGCTCAAGATCACGTACAAAAACTAAATCAGAGTCATTTATCTTGAAAAACATATGTTACAATTTTCTTATACAACAGTACGAATGTATCATAATAGAACTTGTTCTTGTAACCCCTAACATATAATTAGACAACTAATAGATAATGTTGAATTGGCTTAATAAATAGTTACATTTTAAACACATAAAAGTGCTACATAATGACATATCATGTCATAATTTTCAACTTAGataacatattcttgttttttctatttaaatcaTTATATATGTAAATAAACGACATTAATTGAGGACAAAAATAATCAGACGAGACATTTGTCATTCATCCTTGTTTATTTGACGTGCCTCTCTTGTTAATTCGTCATCAACATGTGGTTGATGTGGCGTTTTATTATAATATCGAAAGATTCTAATAATAGTGAATGACTGAATCTCAAAGATTGTTGAGAATGAGTGAAGAAAATTGGTGAAGTAAAGATGTAGGTAAAGAGGAAAAATTACTAAATTGACAAATATTCCCTTACATGAGGAGCATGTGACTAATATAATTGTTGAAATATAATGGCAATTAATTAATTCAATGGATCAAATCAACATATAAGTTTCAATTTTAGACCAGTTATGTGAGTGAAAAAAATTGGATCCAACTTGAATTTTTTGGTAAACCATAGGAACCAAATTTGCAATTATAAATATAACAAAAATGCAACTTTGTGTTTGTGAGacaaagttattattattaatattacaaGTTAATGGACACTTTGTAAACATGTTAATGTGTAAAATTCAACTTTAATCCGGTAACTTTGTGTAATAGTATGTCACTTGTAATCCTTctattttataaaatgatattttcatctttttactttttaaaatatcactttCTCCCCTCCACCTTTAACTTTGTAAAATTTCACCCTTTCGTTTTCTAAACTTTCGTGCTTATCTCATACTATATATAAATACAATTTTACCTCATCTACTTTGTAAAATGCATTTTCCAGCTCATCTCAATCGAGAAAATCACTATACCTAATACGGCAATTATTAATGTACAACGTACCAGTATGTCAATACGTAAAGTGCAACTTTAATTatcaaaatttggaaaatttgttaTTTGCAACCCTCAATACGTAAAGTGCAACTTTAATCCTTCATCTTCATATAATTTCTCACTGGCAACCCCTGTATtttgtaaaatgatatttttcatccaattactttttaaaatatcacaTTCACCCCTTCCACCTTAAACTTTGTAAAATATCTCTTTATACCCCTATGTTTTTCACTCATAATACACAACAAAAACACGTAAAACCTGTTGCAAAGCCTGAGCTCAATTACTAGTTTACCCTAATTAATATTTGGTTTTGTGTGACTAAgggaatatatataattataaaaaaaacatattaataaTGTGGTGacaaataattatttatcttTCACTATATTATTTGCTTTTTTTGTTCGTTAACTCTTAACGATGAACCTATCAAATTATATATTAAAGTATTTAACATACCATCAACAACGTAGagaaaaaaaaagtataatatattaaccaatgtgttatttcattatatttatatttatatgataataataaaatatCAGTGAGATAACATTGCAGACGAATTGTTAGGAACAGAAACCCTAATTGCTAATTTTAAAAGGGACTTGCAGTGCAAGCCTACGGTACATATGTAGTAGTGGTTGTCGACATTGTTTATGGTAAATCTAGCGGGGCTGGTGGTTTGGATTGAGATTAGATTTTGGGTGTCGCACGTGTCGTGTGCCTCCTTCGTTACTTCTGCAACATTATGAAATCCATCGGCAAAATTAAAGATTAGAGTATCATCAAATATGAAGGTATGGTTTAGAGACCACATTGCATAGAAACCAGCATTTTGTGGCACTGCCCAGCCGAAGGAATCGCCGACGACATGCTCTGTTGCCACCGAGTGATTGAACTTCATGGATGCAACAACCATGGCTATAATCAGAAACAAACTTGGCTTTAGGTTTGCCATTCttgattaaataaatatgtgtTCTTAATCTTTTGATGGATCTCCCGAGTAAAGCTTTTTGTCGTAAGCTATGAGAGAATAAGTTTTGGGTATATTTAGAAGAAATGTTGGAGTTGTATATGTGTATTTAAGAAATTAATGTTAATTAATTTTAGCTATTCACATAGTtacatttgtatatatttattgcGGCATTAATGGTTATTAACTCCAAGTATTTTTATGTGATTTAGACAtgaataataaatatttttttatcttgGTATACGATTCATTACATGTGTAAAGATGGAATACTTCTATATAGCCAGTTTGCTAAACTATAAAATAAAAGTATTCTTATTATGGGATGatatttctttaaaaaattgTTGTAAAATATAAAATCACTTATTTTGACAAAATCGATTTTGTAAAATATCACTGTCTTTATAAAATGAAATTGCGTTATGGTTCATCCCCTTAATTTTGTTATGACTCAAATAAAAGAAATAACAATAACCCTTCATTTGAACCGAAAATACATATATTAGACAATTATCTATTTGCTAAACGCAAATTTTCATATAATTTAACGATGCAAAAAAGATTTATTCGCTAATACATTAAAAACGACCATAATCCCCATTTTCACCCATATGATACCCTCATTTTTAGTAAATATCATGAAATGGATATTTAGCTTGTTAAAAACTAATGTAAGACTAGCCCACTTGATAAAAATTTTGCCTATTAGATTGGATGTTTGGTGTTCTAAATCGGTCATTCGCGAATTTTACTAACTTTGTGATACTAACTCTTAATCACTAACCAACCATTTAAAAAAtgataataaatgaataaataaaattaaatttgaCTCGCTAAAAAGCTCATTAATTTGTATATATACTTCTACCGGCACATATAACATGTGAAACATATTAAAATTTATGGTCATGAGACTAGAACTTGATTAAGTCGTATAGTCATTATATTGGAGAGCGTGAGTTCGAACCCTATTAGTCCTACCCatttttttaaactttcaaaTAAACTCGTGAAATACTTTGAACTGTAGGTTAACATGTAAAGTCCTAATGTGGAAGCGTGAGTTCGAACCTCACATACAAACCCCTACGCATTAACCAATTGTGCTAAACCCATCTTCAAATAAAATCTAATTACACtcaaaatttaatatatatttcttttttttaCAGGTTATAGGTGTAATAAAAAATGTATCGATGAGCCTCTTTAGCAGGTTTGATGAccattttgttggattaggtgtctaagtccataactataattggtatttacttgacccgatagtagcatggtccgtttgggttgcattcaccggagcaatttgattggaaagatatttgagaaagaggttaattgtgatttattaatatattataagaataatatattaatagataaatcatattattgaattggtattgatcaagaattaatttggaattaatttagtgatcaaaagagacagaTTAAATTAACAatgactgattatgtaaatcagtgatacatatagtttgggctaatgatccatgattaattagtgatggactaagcttatgtgagagtccatgaagtgttagtccaaatgGATTATTGGATCAAAAGCCTAAgtgaatggattagggtttacaagtgacccttggaattctacGCGATATATGTAACCCCTAAAGCCCAAAAATCGATACACAAGAGTATCCTAAGAAgaagctagccgattttggtaccTCAAAGCTCTCTCTCATCGTCCtccattgttcttggtgtttgtgacacatttgaggcatcacacttgaggtgctaatgATAGTTCCGTTTTTATAACTTAttttcatagtttatttttagttaaaaccatctcattttagtcaatcttcatgcatattttctctttttgtcatttttctcctttaccGGGTGCTTTCTAGTCTTTTGAGCTTAATTGCAGGATTTACCGAAGACTATTTGTTATTGGAGACTTAGAAGGATGCAGGACTTATGGAGGCATGTGATTTGCTTGTGGACTTGAAGTGGTGCGATTGGGTTTGGTGCTTGCGTAAAagaagaaatcaatttggatGTAATTTGTGGGCAAGGATGATGATGAGGCGACACagaatcaagctacaagaaaattTAAGGAGTATTGGGTCATCATTAGAAGGCTTGGGAATGGCAAATGGGTCCTAAAGAATTATGATTGTGGGCTGAAGTTAAAGAAGTGAAGATTGGGCTAAAATGCATGATTAATGGCCCAAGTCTCACAATCAGCATGACCCACGCGGTTTGCGTGGAATCATACGCGGTCTGCGTGAATTGCCCTGAGCTGATTccgggtttgacttgttgactctatTTGTGGAAGTTTGGTGGGTGACTTTTGGCACCTTTTTGAATCCGGAAATTAACCCCTTTCGCTGGAGATTGGAGCCATTTTTGAGGGGAAGGACTAGAAGAACACACTCCATATTCTCTCTAAGACGCTTTGGAAGATTGGAAGAATTTTTGGAAGATTAGTGTAATTTCCTTTCATCTTGCATCTAAGACAATGTTTGGTACCACTAAACTATATTGTTTTTCTTTTACtttggccatgcttggctaaattttcatttggttgattagggtttaacccatggatgattATTTGCTTTGAAGACTCATCTTTACATTTGTGTTtgatctttatgggaatgttttctagttaaacatcttgttgtgtttatttatctttgatcGTAAGCTTGGATGAATGAATGCTAGTTATTGTTGATtaatttcttggttaagtaatAGACCTTCACATtagtaagcaacaaatggtttatatgtttgttttcatttcatttagaccatggaaatgtttcctccataatgataatgtaagcatttgattatcttttggacttggtaactcttacaacttaaagctaattgattttcacaagatttTATGCTTCATTGATTTTGTGACTTCAATTAAGGATATGTGTTAAGAGctcctctaaccattttaataTCTAAGAAGATTTGAGGCAATTTGTGCTTATGaattgctatagccaagttaAACAAATTCACAAGTGTTATTCCATTAAATCTAATGATAAGTCAATCATATCATCCATGAGGTGTTCCCCAAAATCAACCAATTCCACTTCTTTGCATTTAATTCAATCTTCTACTTGTTTACGTGTCATATTTTCATTCTAGCTAGTTTTAATTTTTGTCAAACAATCGAAAGAACTAAACACCCCctattttactttttttattgttattttacatgtatttttacaaagagattttttttcatagagttataaattgaaccaatcttcgtggatacgatccctttaccactatacactattttagagtgtaatatttagggtattaattttgttggcctcaacaaccaccaaattttggcgccgttgtcggggattggtttatttttaatcaatttgtttctctatgtCCCGATCTCAGTGTACAGGTGACTTGATTTACAACCCATAAATCGAAATAGAAGCAAGGCGTTTGGCGAAGGAAAAGCAAATTGAACGTAGTCAAACTTCTAATCCTCACGGGGATCCGGAGGTTGAACCTGCTTCATCAAGTGATACGGAACCCGATTCTAGTCCCGACCCTCGCCAAGAAATTCCCGAAACACTACCCCTACAACAAAATCCACCCATTATTGAACCAATTGCAATGGCGTACGGAGGAGAAGTTCCCGAAAGAACCTTGAGGCAAATGATGGAgaccgatgttacacaaactccaaccggtatcaattacCCGATTTTGGAAGGAGGCTCGAAgttgaagtcaagtttagtcTATCACCTACCAGCTTTTCATGGATTGGAGAATGAAGACCCTCATAAGCACTTGAAGATGTTCCACATCATTTGCACGAGtatgaagccacaagggtcaaccgatgaccaaatcaagctaagggcattccccttttcattggccgatagagcaaaagattggttattctatcttccacCGGGGTCGATCAACTCATGGACCAACATGGCAATAGATTTCCTTGATAAGTTCTATCCCGCttcaagagtctcaagtcttagaaatgagatttgtggaatccgccaagatcaaaatgagactttccatgattattgggagaggttcaacaacttgtgctatagttgcccacaacaccaaattccggaacaactcctcattcaaaacttctatgagggattgttaccaatggagagaagactagttgatgcctcaagtggtggtgATATCTTTAGTAAAACTccacaacaaacaagacaacttttcaacaccATAGCCGCGAATTCTCAACATTTTGGCCCGTGCCAAGACATGAAGAGAGACACAcaacacaaagtcaatgaagtaggAACATCAAATCTTGAGTCTCAAATCAAAGATCTAACAtccgttgtccaaaagctagccatgggacacactccacaagtgatggtttgtggaatatgtgcaGCAATGGGACATCCTACGGATATGCGTTCCATCCTTCAAGAAGATGTGGAGCATGTGAATGCCATGGGAGAGTTCCAAAACTACCACAACAAACCATCCGGTTaccaaaatgcatataattcaagttggaagccaaatcccaacaTAAGCTACAACCCTAGAccattgcctcaaaatgcattggttagaccatcctatccatcaccacaacctcattaccaacatcaaaaaccacactatcaacccaaaccacaccctccacatcatcattaacaacctcctcaatctcaaccaagtagctccggaatgtctcttgaagacattgtcaaatccttagccactagtacccaacaattccaaaaagagacaaggactagtatctccaaccttgagtcacaaatgggagatatagttacatccATAAGCAAGTTGGAATCCCATGGTAAACTCCCTTCTCAAACCGAAAAAAACCTTAATGTCAATGTGGTGACCTTGAAAAGTGGCAAACAAACCGGAGAAAATAGTTCGAAGAAGAAgccgagggaagaagaggaagaaatagAGATCATCCCCATTGAGGATCCCATAGCCAAGAATGACACACAAGCCGGAGCCCCAAAGAAAGACTACTCCTCTAGTGACACCAATAGCCACTCGCCCACCGTTCCCCTCCCGACTTGCAACTTCAAAGAAGaatatggaggagaaagagatCTTGGACACCTTCCGAAAGGTGGAAGTAAACATCCCTTTACTTGATGCAATCAAACAAATTCCAAGATATGCAAAGTTCTTGA
The genomic region above belongs to Lactuca sativa cultivar Salinas chromosome 4, Lsat_Salinas_v11, whole genome shotgun sequence and contains:
- the LOC111895001 gene encoding umecyanin-like; the protein is MANLKPSLFLIIAMVVASMKFNHSVATEHVVGDSFGWAVPQNAGFYAMWSLNHTFIFDDTLIFNFADGFHNVAEVTKEAHDTCDTQNLISIQTTSPARFTINNVDNHYYICTVGLHCKSLLKLAIRVSVPNNSSAMLSH